Proteins from one Triticum aestivum cultivar Chinese Spring chromosome 7A, IWGSC CS RefSeq v2.1, whole genome shotgun sequence genomic window:
- the LOC123153382 gene encoding uncharacterized protein, with product MDQGDQQWDGMNITRALEALSPYINNPRETVIRIEVFVGVSTALLFLQVTLGPCRRRSSNFLIQGALWLAYTLSFPLSAYTIGQMLSSPVKNGLYPLWVALILWAVGCSNSMTAYGLDDNKLWRRYLFVLLQYFFYAGIIFRLLVPTRYEFLLFPKGPIFETQPIAWSIDILISVLLFTSLVRAMANWIATDSYHSQVVADYMRDQVNHTANHHVSVDPITMEGYRYIVFLPSHLLCGFKVAKGPTYRNKLVPADDGIITIDAIWREKFDDSWLNTDGGGSQLNDVCLSFALSHLLKRRFFGMECAEAAHDETRKFVLEGLLSHKDGGARAFRIIEVELGFLYDFFFTKYAALFHMERSFIAMVLLRIILLSITVAVLLGGSPTIMTPKPVIEVGTRSVDVSITIMIMGILLLVEALQIILYLMSDWATVSLACGYTRRSGTCNKLIPFVIWFLRRFNLSRYWTSMISNTKFGKFLYSLNLFGYWQNQMGQLSLFGLSKTETRPSRIFVWLDDLFCQAFLLANLTVQEYILQPIFSKISNIFFSSAKTSIGVPDLVKKEIVSCLQKTNIGGPLTNGQAALRCNGEAALQHHVVLEHISCTLENQSQTMTMLIWHIATEYCDLPSPNELEEHQSSAQEEENAQIDKKYKQVAIILSRYCIYLIANVPALLPGDSTDTLMVYRAVVNEVQRDGVWASHKPCKAELLNVINNCDSRRRTKEEGNNIIEGSPNNNNEEDTIFMKGLKLGKKLEEIGDGALRWKLMADFWVETIIYIAPSDDATAHMERLAQGGEFLTHVWALLTHAGIVRHDQRRNPEDLV from the coding sequence ATGGATCAAGGAGACCAGCAGTGGGATGGCATGAACATAACGAGGGCACTTGAGGCCTTGTCCCCCTACATCAACAACCCACGGGAGACTGTCATCCGTATTGAAGTATTTGTGGGTGTTTCAACCGCTCTTTTGTTTCTGCAAGTCACCCTTGGTCCGTGCCGCCGGCGGTCGAGCAACTTCCTCATCCAAGGTGCCTTGTGGCTAGCATACACACTATCCTTCCCTCTTTCTGCCTACACCATCGGTCAGATGCTGTCCTCACCAGTGAAGAATGGGCTGTACCCTCTCTGGGTTGCTCTCATCTTATGGGCCGTGGGATGCAGCAACTCCATGACAGCTTATGGTCTTGATGACAACAAGCTTTGGAGGCGGTACCTCTTTGTGCTGCTTCAGTATTTTTTCTACGCAGGCATTATATTCCGGCTGCTTGTTCCTACTAGATATGAGTTCCTCTTGTTCCCAAAAGGACCCATTTTTGAAACACAGCCTATTGCCTGGTCTATAGATATCCTAATTAGCGTCTTACTGTTCACTAGTTTGGTTAGAGCAATGGCTAATTGGATAGCTACAGATTCTTACCACAGCCAAGTAGTAGCAGATTACATGAGGGATCAGGTCAACCACACTGCCAACCATCACGTATCTGTAGATCCAATCACAATGGAGGGCTACAGATACATTGTCTTCTTGCCTTCTCACCTACTGTGCGGCTTTAAGGTGGCAAAGGGACCAACCTACAGAAACAAATTAGTACCCGCAGATGATGGTATCATCACCATCGACGCAATTTGGAGGGAGAAATTTGATGACAGCTGGCTCAACACAGATGGAGGTGGATCACAATTGAATGATGTGTGCCTTTCATTTGCTTTGTCTCACCTGCTGAAGCGCAGATTCTTTGGGATGGAGTGCGCTGAAGCCGCCCATGATGAGACCCGCAAGTTTGTCTTGGAGGGTTTACTATCCCATAAGGATGGAGGTGCAAGAGCATTTCGTATCATCGAGGTGGAATTGGGTTTCCTCTATGATTTCTTCTTCACAAAGTATGCAGCTCTGTTTCACATGGAGAGATCTTTCATTGCCATGGTGCTTCTCAGAATAATTCTCTTGTCTATCACAGTGGCAGTACTGCTTGGGGGTTCCCCAACTATCATGACACCTAAACCGGTAATTGAAGTTGGCACAAGATCTGTCGATGTTAGTATCACAATCATGATTATGGGAATTCTTTTGTTGGTTGAAGCACTGCAGATTATACTTTATCTGATGTCAGATTGGGCCACTGTTTCACTCGCTTGCGGCTATACAAGAAGATCAGGGACCTGCAACAAACTCATTCCGTTTGTTATTTGGTTTCTCAGAAGATTTAACTTATCCAGATATTGGACAAGTATGATATCAAATACAAAGTTTGGCAAGTTTCTTTACAGCCTTAATTTATTTGGATATTGGCAAAATCAGATGGGCCAGTTATCCCTATTTGGACTCTCAAAAACTGAAACTCGGCCGAGTCGGATCTTTGTCTGGTTGGACGACCTCTTCTGCCAGGCTTTTCTTTTGGCTAATTTAACTGTCCAAGAATACATCCTTCAGCCCATATTTTCAAAGATTTCAAATATATTCTTCTCATCTGCGAAAACATCAATAGGGGTTCCTGATCTGGTCAAGAAAGAGATAGTTTCTTGCTTACAGAAAACCAATATTGGTGGCCCTCTAACTAATGGACAAGCAGCATTGCGGTGTAATGGAGAAGCAGCACTGCAGCATCATGTTGTCCTTGAGCATATCTCCTGTACACTGGAGAATCAAAGTCAGACAATGACCATGCTTATTTGGCATATTGCAACTGAGTACTGCGATCTTCCTTCTCCCAATGAGTTGGAGGAGCATCAGAGCAGTGCGCAGGAGGAGGAAAATGCGCAAATAGATAAAAAGTACAAGCAAGTCGCGATAATCTTATCCAGATATTGTATATACTTGATAGCCAATGTCCCAGCTTTGCTTCCTGGAGATTCTACAGATACACTAATGGTCTACCGTGCTGTGGTAAATGAGGTTCAGCGTGATGGGGTTTGGGCTTCTCACAAGCCATGTAAGGCTGAATTGCTGAATGTCATCAACAATTGCGACAGCCGCAGGCGCACCAAAGAAGAGGGCAATAACATCATCGAGGGCTCGCCCAACAACAACAATGAAGAAGATACCATCTTCATGAAAGGCTTGAAGCTGGGGAAGAAGCTGGAGGAAATTGGAGACGGCGCGCTCCGTTGGAAGCTCATGGCGGATTTCTGGGTTGAGACCATCATCTACATTGCACCATCGGACGACGCCACAGCGCACATGGAGCGCCTCGCCCAGGGTGGAGAATTTCTTACTCATGTCTGGGCTCTCCTCACTCACGCAGGCATCGTGCGGCATGACCAGAGGAGAAACCCCGAAGATCTTGTGTAA
- the LOC123150005 gene encoding bidirectional sugar transporter SWEET6a-like has product MISPDAARNIVGNVISFGLFLSPVPAFWRIIKNKDVEEFKSDPYLETLLNCMLWVFYGILCVIFGSAMYASPLTIMGKVIKTKSVEYMPFFLSLVSFLNGVCWTAYALIKFDLYVTIPNGLGALFGLVLACYYRPTPKKEKSVKLKYN; this is encoded by the exons ATGATTTCCCCGGACGCGGCCCGCAACATCGTCGGTAATGTCATCTCCTTCGGCCTCTTCCTCTCCCCTGT GCCGGCGTTCTGGCGGATCATCAAGAACAAGGACGTGGAGGAGTTCAAGTCGGACCCGTACCTGGAGACGCTGCTCAACTGCATGCTCTGGGTGTTCTACGGCATCCTCTGCGTCATATTCGGCTCGGCAATGTACGCCTCCCCGCTCACCATCATG GGTAAAGTGATCAAGACCAAGAGCGTCGAGTACATGCCCTTCTTCCTGTCGCTGGTGAGCTTCCTCAACGGCGTCTGCTGGACGGCCTACGCTCTCATCAAATTCGACCTCTACGTCACG ATCCCCAATGGCCTAGGTGCGCTGTTCGGCCTCGTCCTCGCCTGCTACTACAGGCCGACCCCCAAGAAGGAGAAGAGCGTAAAGCTCAAATATAATTGA